From Variimorphobacter saccharofermentans, one genomic window encodes:
- a CDS encoding ATP-binding protein, with the protein MYRLISKLVIYKELGKPCLLFDLADIIKEYDSIASNVEEDIFNKEAITSRIFSFINHLLVLATDYGFNHNLWHNYLAYLLANAENPFSLTCEKVGATDGSVNQFAKNDFKIFKALFDYDFKPLEEALGINCFSVISNYQAIEKSSSRYNRNVSEKVQMLSKQIEQAKDEEEVFQCVTNFYREYGVGMFGLNKAFRINRENDQLMIFPITNTQEVMLSDLVGYEIQKKKLIDNTKAFVEGKKANNVLLFGDSGTGKSTSVKAILNEYYRDGLRMIEIYKHQFVDLSAVIARIKNRNYKFIIYMDDLSFEEFEIEYKYLKAVIEGGLETKPDNVLIYATSNRRHLIRETWNDRSDMEKTDEIHRSDTVQEKLSLVARFGITINYSAPAQKEFLTIVKELARRHDLITLTDDELCAEANKWELSHGGRSGRTAQQFINYLLGQV; encoded by the coding sequence ATGTACCGATTAATATCAAAGTTAGTCATTTATAAAGAGCTTGGGAAGCCCTGCCTGTTATTTGATCTGGCAGATATCATTAAGGAGTATGACAGCATAGCGAGCAATGTTGAGGAAGATATATTTAATAAAGAGGCCATAACCTCACGAATATTCTCCTTTATTAATCATCTGCTGGTGTTGGCTACGGATTATGGCTTCAATCATAATCTTTGGCATAATTATCTGGCATACCTGTTGGCTAATGCAGAGAATCCCTTTAGCCTGACCTGTGAGAAAGTCGGTGCAACAGACGGTTCGGTGAACCAGTTTGCTAAAAATGATTTCAAGATATTTAAAGCATTGTTTGACTATGATTTTAAACCTTTAGAGGAAGCCTTGGGTATCAATTGCTTTTCGGTTATCAGCAATTATCAGGCAATTGAGAAAAGTAGCAGCCGTTATAATCGAAATGTAAGCGAGAAGGTTCAGATGCTTAGTAAGCAGATTGAGCAGGCGAAGGACGAAGAGGAAGTCTTTCAGTGTGTTACAAATTTCTATCGCGAATACGGTGTAGGAATGTTCGGCTTAAATAAAGCATTTCGAATCAATCGTGAGAACGATCAGCTAATGATTTTTCCAATCACCAACACACAGGAGGTTATGCTTTCTGATCTGGTAGGCTATGAAATTCAGAAGAAGAAGCTTATTGATAATACGAAAGCGTTCGTAGAGGGTAAAAAAGCAAATAATGTACTATTATTCGGTGACAGTGGAACGGGAAAATCCACTTCTGTAAAAGCCATACTGAACGAGTATTATCGTGACGGCTTGCGGATGATAGAGATTTACAAGCATCAGTTTGTTGATTTATCCGCTGTGATTGCTCGCATTAAAAATCGTAATTACAAATTTATTATATATATGGATGATTTGTCTTTTGAAGAATTCGAAATTGAATACAAATATCTAAAAGCGGTTATTGAGGGCGGACTGGAAACAAAGCCGGATAATGTATTAATATATGCGACCTCGAATCGCAGGCATCTTATCCGTGAGACCTGGAACGATCGCTCTGATATGGAAAAGACAGATGAAATCCATCGATCCGATACCGTTCAGGAAAAGCTGTCCTTAGTAGCCAGATTTGGTATTACCATTAATTATTCTGCACCGGCACAGAAAGAATTCCTGACAATCGTTAAGGAATTGGCGAGACGGCATGACTTAATTACCTTAACGGATGATGAGCTATGTGCGGAGGCGAATAAATGGGAGCTGTCCCATGGAGGCAGATCAGGAAGAACCGCTCAACAATTTATTAATTATCTGCTGGGACAGGTTTAA
- a CDS encoding dihydroorotase — translation MLTLIKNGYVIDPASDREGCYDLLLEGEIIRAVKKEIDSDEIQQEADKKGVRFTLIDAKDKYVMPGFIDLHVHLREPGYEYKETIATGSKAAAAGGYTTICPMPNTKPVIDSSDMVKLLLKKAQEEAVVHILPVGSVTLGQDGKELVNVKKLKEAGCVALSEDGKSVMDTALYAEAMRQAANNHLLIFAHCEDKSLVGKGVINQGKKSEEFQLPGICNAVEDIITARDILLAKETGATLHLCHCSTKDSVAMLALAKKDGLKVTGEVCPHHFTLSDEDILSADTNYKMNPPIRSRDDVEALKEALRNNILDVISTDHAPHSEEEKSKSFAEAPFGIVGSETAFALTYTELVKQGYLTIKQMVEKMSSNPAKILGIDKGCIGEGYVADLVIADPNAEYTIDKKQFFSKGKNTPFHGRKVTGRIEYTFVAGRMVYRSENVS, via the coding sequence ATGTTGACATTAATCAAGAATGGATATGTAATTGATCCTGCATCCGATCGGGAAGGGTGTTACGACCTTCTTCTGGAGGGTGAAATCATTCGAGCTGTAAAGAAGGAGATTGACAGCGATGAAATTCAACAGGAAGCGGACAAGAAGGGAGTCAGGTTTACCCTGATTGATGCTAAAGACAAGTATGTTATGCCTGGCTTCATCGATCTACATGTCCATCTTCGGGAACCCGGATATGAGTATAAGGAGACGATTGCGACTGGATCGAAAGCCGCTGCGGCTGGAGGATATACTACAATCTGCCCTATGCCCAATACGAAACCGGTTATTGATAGTTCAGATATGGTTAAACTCCTATTGAAAAAGGCTCAGGAAGAGGCAGTGGTTCATATCCTTCCGGTGGGCTCTGTAACATTGGGACAGGACGGAAAAGAACTGGTAAATGTGAAAAAACTAAAAGAGGCAGGCTGTGTCGCACTCAGTGAGGATGGTAAGTCTGTTATGGACACTGCATTATATGCAGAAGCAATGAGGCAGGCAGCGAATAATCATCTTCTGATTTTTGCACACTGTGAAGATAAAAGCCTGGTAGGCAAGGGTGTCATCAACCAAGGAAAAAAATCGGAGGAATTTCAACTTCCGGGGATATGCAATGCGGTAGAAGATATCATTACAGCGAGAGATATATTACTTGCGAAGGAAACAGGTGCAACACTTCACTTATGTCATTGTTCAACTAAGGATAGCGTCGCCATGTTAGCTCTTGCGAAAAAAGATGGCCTTAAGGTGACCGGGGAAGTATGTCCGCATCACTTTACCTTATCGGACGAGGACATTCTATCAGCGGATACAAACTATAAAATGAATCCGCCCATAAGGTCACGTGACGATGTTGAGGCTTTAAAGGAAGCCTTAAGAAATAATATACTTGATGTCATTTCAACGGATCATGCACCACATTCGGAAGAGGAAAAATCAAAATCCTTTGCAGAAGCCCCATTTGGTATTGTGGGATCTGAAACAGCATTTGCATTAACTTATACAGAATTGGTAAAGCAGGGATATTTAACGATAAAGCAAATGGTAGAGAAGATGAGTAGCAACCCTGCTAAAATCCTTGGTATTGACAAAGGCTGTATCGGTGAGGGCTATGTAGCAGATTTGGTAATTGCGGATCCGAATGCAGAATATACCATTGACAAGAAGCAGTTCTTCTCTAAGGGAAAGAATACCCCATTTCATGGACGGAAAGTCACGGGTCGGATTGAATATACCTTTGTAGCGGGAAGAATGGTGTATCGTTCTGAGAATGTGAGTTAA
- the pyrF gene encoding orotidine-5'-phosphate decarboxylase yields the protein MINKLIQKIEQTDAPIVVGLDPMLDYVPQHILKKAFDEKGENLEGAAEAIWQFNKGIVDATYDLIPAVKPQIAMYEQFGIEGMKTFKKTVDYCKEKGLVVIGDIKRGDIGSTSAAYATGHLGKVTIGENTFRGFDEDFVTLNPYMGGDSVLPFLEVCKEEKKGVFILVKTSNPSSGDFQDQLVGDTPLYELVGKKVAEWGEMHMGGTYSYVGAVVGATYPKMGKILRELMPKAYILVPGYGAQGGKAEDLVPYFNKDGLGAIVNSSRGIIAAYKLKAYEKFGSQAYADASRQAVIDMREDLKQAWVAAKA from the coding sequence ATGATTAACAAATTAATCCAGAAAATTGAACAGACAGATGCACCAATTGTTGTCGGACTTGATCCAATGCTTGATTATGTGCCTCAGCACATTCTGAAAAAGGCGTTCGACGAAAAGGGAGAGAATCTGGAAGGAGCGGCAGAAGCAATATGGCAATTCAACAAAGGAATTGTGGATGCTACTTATGATTTAATCCCGGCTGTAAAGCCTCAGATTGCAATGTATGAGCAATTTGGTATAGAGGGGATGAAGACGTTCAAGAAAACAGTGGATTACTGTAAAGAAAAAGGCCTGGTAGTAATCGGCGATATTAAACGTGGGGATATTGGTTCCACTTCAGCTGCATATGCTACCGGACATCTTGGTAAGGTAACCATTGGAGAAAACACCTTCCGGGGCTTCGATGAGGATTTTGTCACATTAAACCCTTATATGGGTGGGGATAGTGTACTTCCATTCCTAGAGGTATGTAAGGAAGAGAAGAAGGGAGTATTCATTCTTGTAAAGACCTCCAATCCATCCAGCGGAGATTTTCAGGATCAATTGGTTGGCGATACACCGCTCTATGAACTAGTTGGAAAGAAAGTGGCTGAATGGGGCGAGATGCATATGGGTGGTACATACAGCTACGTGGGAGCTGTAGTGGGTGCTACTTATCCGAAGATGGGAAAGATATTGCGTGAGTTAATGCCCAAGGCTTATATACTTGTTCCGGGATACGGCGCACAGGGAGGAAAAGCAGAGGACTTAGTCCCTTATTTTAATAAGGATGGACTTGGCGCAATTGTGAATTCCTCCAGAGGCATTATCGCAGCCTATAAGCTGAAGGCTTATGAGAAATTTGGATCCCAAGCCTATGCGGATGCCTCAAGACAGGCAGTCATTGATATGAGAGAGGACTTAAAGCAGGCCTGGGTAGCAGCTAAAGCATAG